The Cellulophaga lytica DSM 7489 nucleotide sequence AAACTGTTTTAACCAGTTGTAAGATATTTTCATTTTAAAAATTTAAAACCCCAAAGATAGGACAATGAATATAGACATTCAACACATATTTACATCAATTGCCTTTTTTTATTGTAAGCTTTTCAATTATATTACGATTTTTACAAAAACCGCTTTATTATGAAGAAATTAGGAATTTTATTTATTATTTCAATTTTTGTTATTTCTTGTTCAGAACCCAAAAAAATAACACTGCAAAAGGGCAATTGGTTAGCAAAATTGCAAGTACAAGATAATAAAGACCTACCTTTTTCTTTTTTTATAGATTATAATGACCAGAACGAAATTGAAATACAGGTTTTTAATGCTGAAGAAGTAATTACTGTAGATGAAATTGTAGTAAAAAATGACTCTATAACTATTAAAATGCCTGTTTTTGAAGGATATTTAAAGGGGAAATTTACACCTCATAAAATTACAGGCAATTTTGTAAAAGAAAGTTTAGATAGGGTAGTGCCCTTTACAGCTATATATACTAATAATATTTTAGAACGATTTGCAACCACCAATTCTCCAAAAGTAAATGTAACAGGTATATGGGAAACTGTTTTTAGTCCTAATACAAATGAGAGTTACATAGCTAAAGGTATTTTTAAGCAGGTTGATGCTAAGGTAACAGGTACTTTTAGAACTACAACAGGAGATTATAGGTATTTAGAAGGTGTAGTAGATGGCGATTCTTTAAAGCTTTCTACTTTTGATGGTGCACACGCATTTTTATTTACAGCTAAAGCTACAGATTCTGTTTTAGAAGGGACTTTTTATTCTGGTAATCATTTTAAAGAGCCTTTTATTGCAAAAAGAAATAAAAGTTATGAATTGCCTGCGGATACTTCACTTACATATTTAAATGAGGGATATAAAAAATTAGATTTTTCATTTCCTGATGAAAATAATAATTTAATTTCTTTAACAGATGCAGCGTATAAAAACAAAGTGGTAATTGTACAAATTATGGGTACTTGGTGTCCTAATTGTTTAGATGAAACAAAATTTTTAACCGAGTTTTTAACTGAGCACAAGAATAAAGATTTAGAGATAATTTCTTTAGC carries:
- a CDS encoding peroxiredoxin family protein; protein product: MKKLGILFIISIFVISCSEPKKITLQKGNWLAKLQVQDNKDLPFSFFIDYNDQNEIEIQVFNAEEVITVDEIVVKNDSITIKMPVFEGYLKGKFTPHKITGNFVKESLDRVVPFTAIYTNNILERFATTNSPKVNVTGIWETVFSPNTNESYIAKGIFKQVDAKVTGTFRTTTGDYRYLEGVVDGDSLKLSTFDGAHAFLFTAKATDSVLEGTFYSGNHFKEPFIAKRNKSYELPADTSLTYLNEGYKKLDFSFPDENNNLISLTDAAYKNKVVIVQIMGTWCPNCLDETKFLTEFLTEHKNKDLEIISLAFEYAKTKESAFNKIRRLKEKVNVPYPILLAQYGNSSKQQAQQKLPMLNHILSYPTTILIDRNGDVRKIHTGFNGPATGEKYKEFKTDFTNTINRLLKEKSTK